The genomic segment TAATTGCTTCATGTACCTTATTCAGATCATAGTCAATCGGCTTCTCACAGAAGATATGCTTCTTTGCTTTTGCAGCCTCGATGATGAAGTGTGAATGAGTGTCCGTAGACGAGCAAATCAGGACTGCTTCAATTTCCGGATCCTCTAAAATATCAGCCGCGTCAGTCGTGACATTCGGGATATGATACTGTGCAGCGAACTCTCTCGTTGCGTCGTTTGCAAACGGATCTGCAATGGTCTTGATTTCCATCTCCGGAACAAACATCGAGATGTTCTTTGCATGTACCTTGCCGATACGGCCGGCACCAATAATGCCTACTTTCATATTTGTGGTCTCCTCTCACATAGTAGCAACACAATAGGTTGTTTTCTCTTGTGATGCTATTATATCTCGACAAAAATAAAGAAAAAACGCGGCTCTCTTTGGATTTTGCGCAGTTTGTCTACGAATGTTTCCTGTGCAATCTGCCTAATTTCTCAAAAAATTCTCTTATTTTTAGATTTTTTCTCCATGTCTCCCGGATATTTTGCGGTTTTTCTTTTGATGTTGTGTTATTTTTTGATTTCTGCGCCAAAAAAAGTCTCCGCATCACACACTCGGATACGGAGACTTTTGTTTTGGAGAGATTCGGCAATCTGCCTTCCGGCAAATTGCCGATAAAAAAGGATTGGAATTATCAAAGAAATAAATTTATGCTACACCGATTCCCAGCGGGGAGAAGAAGATATATACAGCGACAACACAAATCAGGACAACAATCGAAACAACCTTGCGGTACTTCCACGGGGTCAGATCGACAGCCTTGACGTCCTGCTGCTCCCATGCCTGCATGTCCGGATGTGCTTTTTTGTTGCGCTTGTTCATAATCGCCATGATGATCAGCTCAATCGGCCACAGGACAGCAACCGCATACAGATAATGCATGGTGCCGCCGCCCGGATAAGACGGAGCAAGAAGCATAAACAGACCATATACAACGACATGGAACACCATAATAACCTTTGCCGCATACTTTGGCAGATACTTGAAGAAGAAACCGCCAAATACTGCAGACAGAACCGGCAGACCAATCAGCATAACAAACGAATCCAAGAAGGTCTTGAGTCCTGCCGGGAAGAAATATACCATCGGGCCAACAATTGTTGTAGCGACTGCGAATACAATGCCAATCTTCTTGCCGACATCGACGAGCTTTTCTTCCGATGCCTTTGGATTGATATACTCATGATAAATATCCATGGTGAACATGGTGTTGACGGAGTTGAGTACCGAGTTAAACGAGGACAGAATCGCGCCGAACATAACCGCAGCAAAGAAGCCCATGAGCGGTGCCGGAATTACCTGTGTAACCAGATGCGGATATGCATCATCCATCATAGAAACCTGATCTCCCTGCAGTTCAAACAGCGCATATGCAATGACACCAGGCAGAGCAAGGAACATAAAGCCTGCGATTTTCAAAAAGGCACAATACAGTGCACCCTTCTGTGCTTCTTTCAAATTTTCTGCGGCGAGAACACGCTGAATAAACGACTGATGCGTGCACCAAGACTGTAAGCCCAAGAACACCAGACCAGTGAATACCGTCGGCCACGGAACAGCCGGAGCCTCTGCATTGATCGGTGCAATAGAGTTCAGCTTATCTGCATGATTGGCAACGAGATACTTCCAGCCGTCCAGAATGGCAATGGTGCTCTCACTGCCGGCAGCGTGACCCAGTACATTGAGCGCAAAAAATGGAATCATCAAACCGCCAATCAGCAGGCCGACACCGTTGACTGTATCCGAAACGGCAACCGCCTTGAGTCCGCCGAAGATAGCGTAAATAGATCCGACAACGCTGATTGCAATACACAGAACACAGATCGACTGGAACTTGGTGATGCCCAACAGTCCCGACAGATTGAAGATATTTTCAAATACCAGTGAACCGGAATACAGGATAACCGGAATCTGAACAACCAGATACAAAATAATATATGCAATGCAGAACCACAGCTTGGTGGAACGGTCAAAACGCAGACCAATCAATTCCGGAATGGTTGTGATGCCGCTCTTCAGATACCGCGGCGCTGCCCACAGCGCCAGCACAATCAATGCCGTTGCCGCCAGCACTTCGAATGCCATCGGACTCATACCAACAGCCCAAGTCTGGCCATTGGTGCCGACAAGCTGTTCGGCGGATAGATTGGTCAGCAGCAGCGAGCCTGCAATGACAAAGCCCGGCAGGCCTCGACCCGCCAGAAAATATCCGTCTGCGGTTGTTTGATCGTCACCTTTTGTTTTCACATAGGAGATGACAGCAACCAGAATGGTAAATGCAACAAATGTAATCAGTGTAAATGCCATAGTTTCACTTTCCCTCTCTTATATAGTCTTTCACACACTTTGCAAATAAAAAGCAGTTTGCTCTCCACACGTGCTTTTCTGTTTGCTCTGTTATGATACCTCGATTTTTCTTGTGAAAAAACAGCATTTTTTTGGATTTACCGAACAATTTCTACAACATGGTTTGTCTATGTTCTCGGATTTTCCTGTGCAGTTGTGTTTCTTTTTGCCGATTTCTTATTTTTTCTCAGTTTTTTCTCGCTTTTGTTTCGATGGTGTCTTATTTTTGGTCACCATTTATCTCCATGTATTTTTTGACCGCATCGACGGAGTCAAAATGCGCCAGCGCCCACATAAGCTTCATAACGAGGAACTCCGTCGTTTGGTCTCCCGCAACAATGATTTTTTGTTTTGCCAAGCTCTTGCCGACGGCGTAAATGTCCAAATCGACGCCCTCATACATACACTGCGTGGTGACAACCACTGCAAGACCCGCCTGCGCCAGCTCCTGTACTTTTCCCAGCAAATCCGGCTGCTCATT from the Butyricicoccus intestinisimiae genome contains:
- a CDS encoding solute:sodium symporter family transporter, with protein sequence MAFTLITFVAFTILVAVISYVKTKGDDQTTADGYFLAGRGLPGFVIAGSLLLTNLSAEQLVGTNGQTWAVGMSPMAFEVLAATALIVLALWAAPRYLKSGITTIPELIGLRFDRSTKLWFCIAYIILYLVVQIPVILYSGSLVFENIFNLSGLLGITKFQSICVLCIAISVVGSIYAIFGGLKAVAVSDTVNGVGLLIGGLMIPFFALNVLGHAAGSESTIAILDGWKYLVANHADKLNSIAPINAEAPAVPWPTVFTGLVFLGLQSWCTHQSFIQRVLAAENLKEAQKGALYCAFLKIAGFMFLALPGVIAYALFELQGDQVSMMDDAYPHLVTQVIPAPLMGFFAAVMFGAILSSFNSVLNSVNTMFTMDIYHEYINPKASEEKLVDVGKKIGIVFAVATTIVGPMVYFFPAGLKTFLDSFVMLIGLPVLSAVFGGFFFKYLPKYAAKVIMVFHVVVYGLFMLLAPSYPGGGTMHYLYAVAVLWPIELIIMAIMNKRNKKAHPDMQAWEQQDVKAVDLTPWKYRKVVSIVVLICVVAVYIFFSPLGIGVA